TTTCTGGAATCCCTTGTAACCTTTTCTGTTGAGGGTGTACCAGAGGAAAATAGGAGCATGACCATTGCGGCTTCCCATTATTGTAGCATCCCTTGAAGCAAGGTACTCAACGTCCCTTGAAAGAGCATTGATGTGCTCCAGCCTAGTTATCTGAACACCACAAGGCATTGGACATCCAACAAACTTATGGCCAGAGACACTAACACTTCCAATGGGCTTCTTGAAACTAACCTTTGGTGCCTGTTCACCAGCAAGTAAAATAAGCCAAAGGAAACTTGCCTAGATTTGAATAAGGTTATAATTAAATATGAGGAAGGAAACACGAGGGAAAGGCAACATAAGGTCAACAGCTATATCTAGGACAAGCTTTCAACTTTGATTCACTGACAAAGTGGAACATAGAAACTCTCTACACTTGTTAATCATGAGTCCTAAACATGAATAACTCAGGTTTATCCATTTAATGGATTTATAAAAGGACATCATTACCACTATATCTACTCCAGTTTTTATATGAAAGATAGATTCTTAAAAATATCACCATGATAAACATTTAGGACATATAGAAATCACACCTCATAAACTTCAAAATCTTGAAGGAAGAACAAAATGCCTTCTACATGCACAGGGTATTTACAATGAATGTAAAAGGCATGTGGTGATAATTTCCTGTCCTCAACAACAGGAGTTGAAAATTGAATACTTACACGTTTGACAAAAGGCATCATAAGTCCAAATAAAGCTCCATCACAATGAATGTAGAACCGATCATGTGTGAATCCactttcttcaagagtttgtattACAAAATCGAGGTCATCAACAGCTCCTTTGACAGTTGTACCTGCAATGAGCGATTCATCAAATCAGTTCAATGAAGGAGAAACTCATGTGCTAAGATAagcagtgagagagagagagacctatATTAACATTGATGATGGCTGGTTTGTCTTTATGAGCTAGTAGTTTAACTTTAAAATCTGCACAATCAATCTCACCAGAGACCAGAGTGTCAACCTTCACACACTCCATTCTATACATTCGTGCGGCTTTAAAAACAGAATAATGTGTCTCTCGTGACGCATACAAAATCCCATCTGGGAACACTTCCCTCCTGCACAGTTGAGCTATGTTTAGTTTCACTCTTCTCAGacaaaaagagattttttttttttttttttttaatgatgtaaAAGTGAAAATAACCAGGCCAAAAGCTCAACATTACTAACCCAACTAAAATCCCATGAAGATTGCCTTCAGTACCGCAATTTGTGATGTATCCCCAGTACTCATCCTTCTCGATTTCCCATAGACGAGCAAACCAATCTAAAACGCCAACTTCAAACTGCCTTGAATGGACACCATAGTTGCTCTCAATAAAAGGGTCACCTAGATTGTTAATGGAGAAATGCTGCAACTGCGCTAGAGCACCATAGTCGAAGTCCAAATTATACGGATAGCCTGTTGCAAGAGAATATTATAGCACTTCAGGGAAGAACCAGACATGCTTATACGTGAAAacagaataataataataataataataataataataataatccaatatcttgaataaaatttagtcatgttattataaatgaaatttttagcTGACTCCAAATCGGATGTTAAGGATCCATAGAGAACCCAAGTTTGGACTAAAAAGTAATACATAGTGCACACAATGCCTTAGATTTGGCAATACCATGACTAACACTAActtggcattaaaaaaaaaatgtaggaaaaTGAATAAGGAATTCAAATAATGTTGATCAAAAGCAACAATTTTCTATAATActagaaaagaagaaattccatgtttttaataacaaattaccTAAATGGTGCTTGGTCCTCTCGAGGAGGGACTTTCGATAGCGAGCAAGGATGCTAGCCATGAATGCATCTTTATCACCAGTGAAATCGTCATCGGCATCTGGCTCCGTCACCTCCAGGCACGTGGTGTGCACGTTCCGCCCCAACACGATCTCTCTGTCGCCGTTCGATTTCCCATTCACTAATTCGGCGTCGGATTCCACCACCTTAGGCAACGGCTCAGGGACCACAGCCGTCGGATCGAAGTGGTCCGGCGAGATCTCCACCGCCCCTCCTCCATTCTCTACGCTCCTAACCATCGCGCCCTTCTTCAGTTCTCTGTTCTACAACCCTCAAATCTAAACAATCAAAAAATGActtattagttttttaaaaaaataaataaataatcgaagaaaatgaaattaaaagagagagagagagataccagATTGGTAAGACCGTGGATTCgttcagagagagaaagaggtgcAAGGTGGAAGAAGTAGGAATTGATTTATAGGCGCGAGCGCGTATATCTCTCACTCACACTCACACGGCCACAGGGCCCACAGGACACCTTCCCCGAGACCGTATGTCAATACGTAATTGCGGGTCTGCTGCACTACCAGCTTATAATATCCCccacttattaaataaaatatcgCCAGTCGGTTTCCTGTTTTCCTTAAGTattaagcttttcttttttcttt
This genomic stretch from Castanea sativa cultivar Marrone di Chiusa Pesio chromosome 1, ASM4071231v1 harbors:
- the LOC142621550 gene encoding serine decarboxylase; this encodes MVRSVENGGGAVEISPDHFDPTAVVPEPLPKVVESDAELVNGKSNGDREIVLGRNVHTTCLEVTEPDADDDFTGDKDAFMASILARYRKSLLERTKHHLGYPYNLDFDYGALAQLQHFSINNLGDPFIESNYGVHSRQFEVGVLDWFARLWEIEKDEYWGYITNCGTEGNLHGILVGREVFPDGILYASRETHYSVFKAARMYRMECVKVDTLVSGEIDCADFKVKLLAHKDKPAIINVNIGTTVKGAVDDLDFVIQTLEESGFTHDRFYIHCDGALFGLMMPFVKRAPKVSFKKPIGSVSVSGHKFVGCPMPCGVQITRLEHINALSRDVEYLASRDATIMGSRNGHAPIFLWYTLNRKGYKGFQKEVQKCLRNAHYLKDRLLDAGISAMLNELSSTVVFERPWDEEFVRRWQLACQGNIAHVVVMPNVTIDKLDDFLNELVEKRSTWYQDGKVKPPCIATEVGSENCLCTLHK